From the genome of Luteibacter rhizovicinus DSM 16549:
TGCGCAGGGTCTCGGCCGTCTTGTCGAAACCACTGGGCTTGTCGTCGAAGACCACCTTCCAACCGCCGTTCTCGATGCCGTGCTCGGGCAGGGTGTTGCCGGTGGCGTCGAGTCGCTGGCGCAGGAAGCTCGCCCAGTCGTAAGCCTGGACGCCGTTGAGCGTGCTGACGACGTCGTCGAAGGTATAGGTCTTCGTGCCGTACTCACCGTTGTCCATGCCGTAGAACGCACGCGCGAAATCGTCGAGCGAATGCTTGCCACCGGAGAGGTCGCGGATCTTCGTGTCTACGTCGAGCCAGAGCAGCTGGCCTTCGGGATAGAAGTCCGTGCCGCGACGGTAGTTCGACCAGCCGCCACCGCCTGCATAGGTCAACGGTGCGGCGTCGGCGGTGTCCTGCAAGGAACGCCATGAACGGCCCGTACGGTTGGACATGCCGGCCGAGATGCTGGCCAGCGAGTCGCGCCACTGATCGGTCGTCCAGATGCCGGAGCGCGCGGCGAGCACGCCGCACCAGTAATCGGTCAGGCCTTCGTACACCCAGAGCAGGTCGTCCTGCATCGTCTCGGTGAAGGTCGGCGTCCACAGGTCGGCGGGGCGGCGGAACTTACCGTTCCACGAGTGCACGTATTCATGCGGCAGCAGCGTACCGGCGGCGAGGTTGACGTCGTTGTCGGTGAGGAAGTTGGCGAACAGGCGATCGTCGCTGGACTGATGGTGTTCCAGGCCGAAGTGTTGCGTGTGATCGGAGTTGATCAGCAGGAAGTCGTAATGGCTGTAGTGATGTGCGCCGAACAGCTTGTTGGCCTGCACGATCAGCGCGCGCTGTCCCGCTATCTGCTTGTCGGTGGCTTTGACGCTGGCGGCACTGTCGCCGACGATGTTCAGGTGAACGGCGGTCGATGCGCCCGGCGCAAGGTCGACACGATTGAAGTGGCGACCGGCGACCAGCGGCGAGTCGACGAGGTTCTCGAAGCTGACCGCCTTGAAGCTCGGCGACGCACTGTCGGGCGTGTCCGTTTCCAGGGCGCTGGCAAACTTCCACCCCGCCGGCAGCTTCACGGTCGGCTGGATCATGATGCGGCTGGTGTAGTAGCCCGCCGGATAGAACGCGACCTGGTTGAACTCGAGGGCGACGAAGTTCGGTGTGGACGAGGGGCTGGACGAGAATCCGCCCGACTCGCGCGGCGCGAGAAACTCGAAGGCGACGTCGAGCTTGTCGACGCCGGCGGGGACATCCACGTGCAGGGCGAACATTTCCTTGAGGTCGCGGCGCCATGCGAGCGGCTTGCCGTTCGCGGAAATCGTCAGGCCGGCGACATTCTGGATCGGGCCCGACGGGGAGTGTTCGCCCGGGATCCACTTCGGGTAGAACAACGTGAGCGGCCCGGACGCGACCGGAATGGTCTCGCGCACGTGATAGATGTTCTTCGGTGCGTCGGTGAGATCGACGTTGAGGCCGAGCGTACCCTGGTAGGGCTGGTCGACCGGCGGGGGAAGGTCCTGGGCGAACGCGGAGGAACCTGAGAGAGCCATCGCCACGGCGAGGGCGGTGGGCAGGGTGGCACGGCGGAGCGTAAGACGCATGGCTCGGATTCCCGCGGCGGGTAGGTGCGATCGATGGTAGGCGCGCGAACCCGGGTGGCCCCCTGCCATTGGTCACCCTTCGTTTAAAACGGGGGTCTTCGTTCGTCGCCCGGGCGCCACTAGGATGACTGGCTCCCCGATCCCGAATCCCTCGTCATGAAAGCAAGCACCTTGCGACGCGTCCTCAACTGGTGGCCTCCGTTTCTCTTCGCCGGGGTTCGCGTGCTGCGACTCGACGACGACTATCGCCATGCGCGGGTGCGGCTGAAACTCGCCTGGTACAACCGCAATTACGTGCGGACGCATTTCGGCGGCAGCCTGTTTTCGATGACCGATCCGTTCTGGATGATCATGACCCTGAAGAGCCTGGGCGACGATTACATCGTCTGGGACCAGGCGGGCGAGATTCGTTTCGTGTCGCCGGGGCGGGAGGATGTGTTCGCCGAATTCCACGTCGAGGAGGCCGTGCTCGACGAGGTGCGCGCGGCCACCGCGAACGGCGAGAAGTGCCTGCGCTGGTTCGAGACCGATGTGCGCACGGCGTCCGGCGAGCTGGTGGCGTCGGTGCGCAAGCAGCTGTATGTGCGCCGCAAGAAGGGGCGGTGAGGCAAGGCTTTGCGGAATCGCCGCTGAAGCGGCTCCCACACAAAGCCTGTTCTGTGTGGGAGCCGATTTATCGGCGATGGGTGCTTGCAGAAGCGCCCGGTTTCAGAAAACCAGCGAAGCCATCTTCCGGCGGTACTGGCTGACCAGTGCGGCATCGTCGAGCGTGGTGAACGCCGCGAGCAGCCGCTTCTTGGCTTGTCCCTCGTTCCAGTCGCGCTGGCGCTTGAGGATGTCGAGAAACTGGTCCAGACCCGCGGCGGCCTCGCCCTCGATCAGCAGACGCACGCCGAGCAGGTCACGGGCTTCCCAGTCGGCGTCGTCCGACTGCACGCGGGCCTTCAGTGCCTCGAGGGACGGCGCGCCGGCCAGGGCGCGGGCCAGCTCGAGCTGGCTACGGAGGCGCACGGCACGGGCGTCGGTGGCCAGGTTGGCGGGCAGGGCGTCGAGCTCGGACTGGGCCGAGGCCACGTTTCCGGCACGCATCAGGGCCAGGGCGAGGTCGAGCTTGAGTTCCGCGCGTTCCGGCTCGGCGGCGATGGCCTGCTGGAGCCGGTTGATGGCCTCTTCAGCGGTTTCCGGTGTGGCGGCCTCGGCGGTCCCATCGTTGGCGGCCTCGCCCGGCTGGACGCCGTGCTTGGTCAGGAACTCGCGGATCTGGCCCTCGGGCAGGGCACCCGCGAAGCCGTCGACCACCTGGCCGCCGCTGATCAGGATCACGGTCGGGATGCTGCGCACGCCGAACATGGCCGCCAGCTCCTGCTCGGCGTCCACGTCGATTTTCGCCAGGCGGAAGCTGCCGTTGTACTCGGCGGCGAGCTTCTCGAGGATCGGTCCGAGCGACTTGCACGGGCCGCACCATTCGGCCCAGAGATCCACCAGGACCGGGGTCTCCAGCGAGGCCTTGATGACCTCGTCCTCGAAAGCGGCCGTGGTCGCGTCGAAGATGTGCTCGCTACGGGTCTGGGCGCTGGTCACGTGGGGCTCCTGGGACGCTGATTCGATGCCCCATAAATCGGGGAAGAGGCGGAGCATATCAAGCCCGTACACCGTTTTAGGACTGATCCTACGTCTCTCGTCATGCGCCGTTTACGCGGATTTGCGATCATAGGCGGGCAGGCCACCGTGGCCTTGAACCGCCGGGACGGCATGCACCACGCCCAGAACCTGATCATTTGCGAGCACTGCGACTCCGTTTACCAGAAGCGGAAGCTGTTGCGTGGGCAGGTGGCCGACTGCACGGTCTGCGGTGCCGTTCTCGAGCGCCATCAGTGGATTGGCGTGGACGGGCAGTTCGCCCTGATCGTCGCCTCCCTGATCGTCTTCGTGATCGCCAACGTCTCGCCCATCGTGACCCTGAAGCTGTCCGGCATGGCGGAGGACACGACCCTCTGGGGCGCCGTGATCGCCATGTGGAACGATGGCGCGCAGATCGTAGCCGTATTGACCGCCCTGACCCTGTTCTTCTTCCCGCTCAGTCAGCTGATGATTTTCGCCT
Proteins encoded in this window:
- a CDS encoding M61 family metallopeptidase — encoded protein: MRLTLRRATLPTALAVAMALSGSSAFAQDLPPPVDQPYQGTLGLNVDLTDAPKNIYHVRETIPVASGPLTLFYPKWIPGEHSPSGPIQNVAGLTISANGKPLAWRRDLKEMFALHVDVPAGVDKLDVAFEFLAPRESGGFSSSPSSTPNFVALEFNQVAFYPAGYYTSRIMIQPTVKLPAGWKFASALETDTPDSASPSFKAVSFENLVDSPLVAGRHFNRVDLAPGASTAVHLNIVGDSAASVKATDKQIAGQRALIVQANKLFGAHHYSHYDFLLINSDHTQHFGLEHHQSSDDRLFANFLTDNDVNLAAGTLLPHEYVHSWNGKFRRPADLWTPTFTETMQDDLLWVYEGLTDYWCGVLAARSGIWTTDQWRDSLASISAGMSNRTGRSWRSLQDTADAAPLTYAGGGGWSNYRRGTDFYPEGQLLWLDVDTKIRDLSGGKHSLDDFARAFYGMDNGEYGTKTYTFDDVVSTLNGVQAYDWASFLRQRLDATGNTLPEHGIENGGWKVVFDDKPSGFDKTAETLRKSTNLAYSLGVQVSEKGVIQDVQWDGTAAKAGLVPGLTIVAVNGKDFSGQALKDAVTDAKSTTTPIEFLVKNIDEFSTVKVDYHGGLKYPHLVRGEGKDLIGVIATPRK
- a CDS encoding DUF4442 domain-containing protein: MKASTLRRVLNWWPPFLFAGVRVLRLDDDYRHARVRLKLAWYNRNYVRTHFGGSLFSMTDPFWMIMTLKSLGDDYIVWDQAGEIRFVSPGREDVFAEFHVEEAVLDEVRAATANGEKCLRWFETDVRTASGELVASVRKQLYVRRKKGR
- the trxA gene encoding thioredoxin; this translates as MTSAQTRSEHIFDATTAAFEDEVIKASLETPVLVDLWAEWCGPCKSLGPILEKLAAEYNGSFRLAKIDVDAEQELAAMFGVRSIPTVILISGGQVVDGFAGALPEGQIREFLTKHGVQPGEAANDGTAEAATPETAEEAINRLQQAIAAEPERAELKLDLALALMRAGNVASAQSELDALPANLATDARAVRLRSQLELARALAGAPSLEALKARVQSDDADWEARDLLGVRLLIEGEAAAGLDQFLDILKRQRDWNEGQAKKRLLAAFTTLDDAALVSQYRRKMASLVF
- a CDS encoding paraquat-inducible protein A — translated: MRRLRGFAIIGGQATVALNRRDGMHHAQNLIICEHCDSVYQKRKLLRGQVADCTVCGAVLERHQWIGVDGQFALIVASLIVFVIANVSPIVTLKLSGMAEDTTLWGAVIAMWNDGAQIVAVLTALTLFFFPLSQLMIFAWVLWFARDGRRAPGFAEAMTALVRVKPWSMIEVFMLGTLVAVVKAHTYFDVVPGAGIWAFGFLTVLITVFSSHDARHLWDVTGDAKA